A stretch of the Arachis stenosperma cultivar V10309 chromosome 6, arast.V10309.gnm1.PFL2, whole genome shotgun sequence genome encodes the following:
- the LOC130933986 gene encoding uncharacterized protein LOC130933986 yields the protein MDFVSGLPRTRADFEAVWRQKRLEFEEGDHVFLKVTPTTGVGRAIKAKKLNPRYIGPFQILERVGLVAYQMALPPHLSNLHDVFHVSQLRKYTPDAGHVLEPESVQLKEDLTLPVAPVRIDDTSIKRLRGKEVSLVKEAWS from the exons atggactttgtgtcgggattgccaaggactagggccgATTTTGAAGCTGTTTGG AGGCAGAAGCGCTtggaatttgaggaaggagaccatgttttccttaaagTTACTCCAACCACAGGAGTAGGTAGGGCAATTAAAGcgaagaagttgaatcctcggtACATTGGTCCGTTTCAGATCCTGGAGAGAGTTGGACTGGTGGCGTATCAGATGGCTCTACCACCCCACCTTTCGAACCTACACGATGTATTTCACGtatcgcagcttcggaagtataCTCCTGATGCtggccatgtgttagaacctgaatcTGTTCAGTTAAAAGAGGAtctgacgcttccagtggctccggtcagaattgaCGATAcgagtatcaaacggttgcgtggaaaagaggtttcgtTAGTCAAAGAGGCATGGAGTTGA